Proteins co-encoded in one Flavobacteriales bacterium genomic window:
- a CDS encoding transketolase has protein sequence MSNMEILSQESEIKEYIEEILKDFELACISREASLLGRKEVLTGKAKFGIFGDGKELAQIALAKQFLPGDWRSGYYRDQTILMALGHLDVKQYFAGLYAHPDPEKEPFSAGRQMGGHFSTSTVDDQGNLIDLTAQPNSSADISPTSGQMPRLLGLGLASKLFRENKELHSYTELTDKGSEVAFGTIGDASTSEGLFWETMNAAGVLQVPIVMSVWDDGYGISVSREHQTVKDSISKALAGFQRSEDSPGFEIFTVKGWDYPGLIRTYEKAVKLAREEHVPVLVHVTEVTQPQGHSTSGSHERYKSAERLQWEDDFDCIEKFKQWILDFRYQDKSIADEERLNEIRKEAKKKVRSMQKEAWAEYTGSIISEKEELLGLLASLGAESANQEEIEKLRSTLQSDPEPIRRDIHSTARQAVRMTRGESSAARQDLLAWLDEQQERSYDMYSSHLYSESEHSALNVSEVPPIYSDGEQVDGRIILRDNFKSRFEADPRLVTFGEDTGKIGGVNQSMEGMQETFGPLRVMDTGIREATIIGQGIGMAMRGLRPLAEIQYLDYLLFALQTMSDDLATLRYRTKGQQIAPLIIRTRGHRLEGIWHSGSPMGMVIHSLRGVIVCVPRNMTQAAGMFNTLHASDDAALIIEPLNAYRTKEQMMDNIGEFTIPIGSVEVVREGQDMTVLSYGSTFNLCREAAQQLSGMGIEVELVDARTLLPFDIDHQTVESLKRTNRLLVVDEDVPGGASAYLLQQVLVEQKGYYHLDSEPQTLAARPHRPAYSTDGDYFSKPSVDDIVEKVYTTMSEAEPDRFPPLR, from the coding sequence ATGTCAAACATGGAGATACTGAGTCAAGAAAGTGAGATCAAGGAGTATATAGAGGAGATCCTCAAGGATTTCGAACTGGCCTGTATCAGTAGGGAAGCCTCTCTTCTCGGAAGAAAAGAGGTGCTCACCGGCAAGGCCAAGTTCGGCATCTTCGGAGATGGGAAAGAACTCGCGCAGATCGCACTTGCCAAACAGTTCTTGCCAGGAGATTGGCGCTCAGGATACTACCGGGATCAGACTATACTTATGGCCCTCGGCCACTTGGATGTCAAGCAATATTTTGCTGGCCTCTATGCACATCCTGATCCTGAAAAAGAACCATTCTCTGCTGGACGTCAGATGGGTGGGCACTTCTCCACCAGTACGGTCGATGATCAAGGAAACCTGATCGACCTTACTGCTCAACCCAATTCTTCAGCGGATATATCTCCTACATCCGGTCAGATGCCTCGTCTGCTGGGTCTCGGTCTGGCTTCCAAACTGTTCAGGGAGAATAAAGAACTGCACAGCTATACCGAGTTGACCGATAAGGGTTCTGAAGTGGCCTTCGGTACCATAGGTGATGCCAGTACCAGTGAGGGACTTTTCTGGGAGACCATGAATGCTGCAGGGGTGCTACAGGTTCCTATAGTGATGAGCGTTTGGGATGATGGGTATGGAATCTCTGTATCCCGTGAGCACCAGACCGTCAAAGACAGCATCAGTAAAGCACTTGCCGGATTCCAGCGCTCAGAGGATAGCCCCGGCTTCGAGATATTCACTGTCAAGGGATGGGATTATCCCGGGCTGATACGCACCTATGAGAAAGCGGTCAAACTGGCCCGCGAGGAGCATGTTCCCGTGCTGGTCCATGTCACAGAGGTGACCCAACCTCAAGGCCACTCTACTTCCGGCTCACATGAGCGCTACAAGTCTGCCGAGCGATTGCAGTGGGAAGATGACTTCGACTGCATCGAGAAATTCAAGCAATGGATACTCGATTTCCGCTATCAGGATAAGTCGATCGCAGATGAAGAGCGATTGAATGAGATACGTAAAGAAGCGAAGAAGAAAGTGCGTTCCATGCAGAAAGAAGCATGGGCCGAGTATACGGGAAGCATCATCTCTGAGAAAGAAGAACTCTTGGGTCTCTTGGCATCCCTAGGTGCTGAGTCCGCAAATCAAGAGGAGATAGAGAAGCTGAGGTCGACTTTACAATCAGACCCTGAACCCATCCGCAGAGATATTCATTCCACAGCGCGTCAAGCTGTACGTATGACTAGAGGAGAATCCAGTGCGGCCCGTCAAGACCTATTGGCCTGGTTGGATGAGCAACAGGAGAGATCGTACGATATGTACAGTTCTCATCTCTATTCGGAATCCGAGCACTCTGCATTGAATGTGTCGGAAGTACCACCCATATATTCCGATGGAGAACAAGTGGATGGGAGGATCATCCTCCGAGATAATTTCAAGTCCCGTTTCGAGGCCGATCCAAGGCTGGTCACCTTCGGAGAAGATACCGGCAAGATCGGTGGTGTGAATCAGAGCATGGAGGGCATGCAAGAGACCTTCGGCCCTCTGAGAGTGATGGATACCGGTATCCGGGAAGCGACCATCATCGGTCAAGGTATAGGAATGGCCATGCGAGGGCTGCGACCTTTGGCCGAGATACAATATCTGGACTATCTACTCTTCGCACTCCAGACCATGAGCGATGATCTGGCCACTTTGCGGTATCGCACCAAGGGTCAACAGATCGCTCCTCTGATCATTCGTACCAGAGGTCATCGATTAGAAGGCATCTGGCACAGCGGTTCGCCCATGGGAATGGTCATCCACTCCCTGCGAGGAGTCATCGTCTGCGTGCCGCGTAACATGACCCAAGCTGCCGGGATGTTCAATACCCTGCACGCATCTGATGATGCAGCTTTGATCATAGAGCCGCTGAATGCATATCGGACCAAGGAGCAGATGATGGATAACATCGGGGAGTTCACCATACCTATTGGAAGTGTAGAGGTAGTGAGAGAAGGGCAGGATATGACCGTACTCAGTTATGGAAGCACTTTCAATCTCTGCCGAGAGGCTGCGCAGCAGTTATCAGGAATGGGAATAGAAGTAGAACTGGTAGATGCCCGCACTCTGCTGCCTTTCGATATCGATCATCAGACAGTAGAGTCTCTCAAGAGAACGAATCGACTGCTAGTGGTAGATGAAGATGTGCCAGGAGGAGCAAGTGCATATCTCTTGCAGCAGGTCCTAGTTGAACAGAAGGGCTATTACCATTTGGACTCCGAGCCACAAACGCTCGCAGCACGTCCGCATCGACCGGCCTATTCGACAGATGGGGACTACTTCTCCAAACCCAGCGTAGACGATATTGTAGAGAAAGTCTACACGACCATGTCCGAAGCTGAGCCCGACCGATTTCCACCCTTGAGATGA